A portion of the Thermodesulfobacteriota bacterium genome contains these proteins:
- the nadC gene encoding carboxylating nicotinate-nucleotide diphosphorylase, with protein MIPRERYDRIVRDALLEDAPFGDPFGEAISGDGSGIFFCRGAGVFCGGLVAQEVFRQVDPSVVVSFVPEGRRVAAGDRVGEASGPVASLLRAERTALNFLQRLSGVATTTSLFVRRTAAHGTRILDTRKTTPLLRNLEKYAVRVGGGTNHRFSLSDGILIKENGIRAAGGIGAAVDAARRAAHHLVRIEVEAETLEEVEAAVAAGADAVLLDNMKAPTVREAVARFGGKVFLEASGGIHLGNVEEYAATGVAAIAVGAITHSAPALDISFELSA; from the coding sequence GTGATCCCGCGGGAGCGCTACGACCGGATCGTCCGGGACGCCCTCCTGGAGGACGCCCCCTTCGGAGATCCTTTCGGAGAGGCGATTTCCGGGGACGGATCGGGGATTTTTTTCTGCCGGGGCGCCGGGGTGTTCTGCGGGGGTCTCGTGGCGCAGGAGGTGTTCCGCCAGGTCGATCCGTCGGTCGTCGTCTCGTTCGTCCCGGAGGGGCGGCGGGTGGCCGCCGGGGACCGCGTCGGAGAGGCCTCCGGCCCCGTTGCGTCGCTCCTGCGCGCGGAGCGGACGGCCCTCAACTTCCTTCAGCGTCTGTCCGGGGTGGCCACGACGACGTCGCTCTTTGTCCGGAGGACCGCCGCGCACGGGACCCGCATCCTCGACACGCGGAAGACCACCCCGCTCCTGCGCAACCTCGAGAAATACGCCGTCCGCGTCGGGGGAGGTACGAACCACCGGTTCTCCCTGTCGGACGGCATCCTGATCAAGGAGAACGGCATCCGGGCGGCCGGCGGGATCGGGGCGGCGGTCGACGCGGCGCGACGGGCCGCCCATCACCTCGTCCGGATCGAGGTGGAGGCGGAAACGCTCGAAGAGGTCGAGGCCGCGGTGGCCGCGGGCGCTGACGCGGTCCTGCTGGACAACATGAAGGCCCCGACGGTCCGGGAGGCGGTGGCCCGCTTCGGCGGCAAGGTCTTCCTCGAGGCATCCGGAGGGATCCACCTGGGAAACGTGGAGGAGTATGCCGCGACGGGCGTCGCCGCGATCGCCGTGGGGGCGATCACGCATTCCGCTCCCGCCCTCGACATCTCCTTCGAGCTGTCCGCTTGA
- the queD gene encoding 6-carboxytetrahydropterin synthase QueD, producing MNGTYALTIRGSFAAAHRLKEYRGNCERLHGHNWRVEVTVESGVLDEQGIAIDFRAIKSALAELLARFDHMYLNDVPPFDGMNPSSENLARHLFEEMEKRMPAPVRVARVAVWESEDARAEYSRGI from the coding sequence ATGAACGGGACCTACGCGCTCACCATCCGGGGGTCGTTCGCCGCCGCGCACCGGCTGAAGGAATACCGCGGCAACTGCGAGCGGCTGCACGGGCACAACTGGCGGGTCGAGGTCACCGTCGAGTCCGGCGTGCTGGACGAGCAGGGGATCGCCATCGATTTCCGGGCGATCAAATCGGCGCTCGCAGAGCTGCTCGCCCGCTTCGACCACATGTACCTGAACGACGTCCCCCCCTTCGACGGGATGAACCCGTCGTCGGAGAACCTCGCCCGGCACCTGTTCGAGGAGATGGAGAAGCGGATGCCCGCGCCCGTGCGGGTCGCGCGCGTCGCCGTGTGGGAGTCCGAGGACGCCCGCGCGGAGTATTCCCGGGGAATCTGA
- a CDS encoding DUF1858 domain-containing protein, translating into MIRKEMKIEEILRKFPQTIPVFRRFGIDCMQCQLSEFENLEHGAKVHGIDLDALLAGLNDALAAKK; encoded by the coding sequence ATGATCCGGAAGGAAATGAAGATCGAGGAGATCCTGAGGAAGTTCCCGCAGACGATCCCCGTCTTCCGGCGGTTCGGGATCGACTGCATGCAGTGCCAGCTTTCCGAGTTCGAAAACCTCGAGCACGGCGCCAAGGTGCACGGGATCGACCTGGATGCGCTGCTGGCCGGGCTGAACGACGCGCTCGCGGCGAAGAAGTAG
- a CDS encoding menaquinone biosynthesis protein has translation MAEITALRVGCIPYANLIPIFHALQGSRAAGEALFVDGHPSELNLLMRAGGLDLSPNSSIEYAVRPDLYILCPGISVASRTRVMSVLLLSNGPLRQLPPDPIAVTGASATSVALLEILLGESLGRRNALVTTSLPPAEALRSHPAYLAIGDEAIRAAVEGTAPHVTDMGEWWTRETGKPFVFSLWIASRAAWEGQAREPLSRFAAALIDAKRSVQESIRRGEYPWGGPGWIPAKFREDYWRCLSYDLDEETEGLSLFFRLAAKYGRIPFAPSLRFLEPGPA, from the coding sequence TTGGCCGAAATCACCGCGTTGCGCGTCGGGTGCATCCCCTACGCGAACCTCATACCCATCTTCCACGCGCTGCAGGGCTCCCGCGCCGCGGGCGAAGCCCTGTTCGTGGACGGCCACCCTTCCGAGCTGAACCTCCTGATGCGGGCGGGCGGCCTGGATCTCTCTCCGAACTCCTCCATCGAGTACGCCGTGCGCCCCGACCTGTACATCCTCTGCCCCGGGATCTCCGTCGCTTCGCGCACCCGCGTGATGAGCGTCCTCCTCCTCTCGAACGGGCCGCTCCGGCAGCTCCCTCCGGACCCGATCGCGGTGACGGGCGCGTCCGCCACTTCGGTAGCCCTTCTCGAGATCCTGCTGGGCGAATCGCTCGGGCGCAGGAACGCCCTCGTGACCACGTCCCTTCCGCCTGCGGAAGCGCTGCGCTCCCACCCGGCGTATCTCGCCATCGGCGACGAGGCCATCCGCGCGGCCGTCGAAGGGACCGCGCCGCACGTCACCGACATGGGGGAATGGTGGACGCGGGAAACCGGGAAGCCGTTCGTCTTCTCCCTGTGGATCGCCTCCCGCGCGGCGTGGGAAGGGCAGGCAAGGGAACCGCTTTCCCGGTTCGCCGCGGCGCTGATCGACGCCAAGCGGTCCGTCCAGGAATCGATCCGCCGCGGGGAATACCCGTGGGGCGGCCCCGGATGGATCCCCGCGAAGTTCCGGGAGGATTACTGGCGCTGCCTCTCCTACGATCTCGACGAGGAAACGGAGGGGCTCTCCCTCTTCTTCCGGCTGGCGGCGAAGTACGGGAGGATTCCCTTCGCCCCGTCCCTCCGGTTCCTTGAGCCCGGCCCGGCATAA